In Clarias gariepinus isolate MV-2021 ecotype Netherlands chromosome 9, CGAR_prim_01v2, whole genome shotgun sequence, a single window of DNA contains:
- the pdzd4 gene encoding PDZ domain-containing protein 4 isoform X1 — protein sequence MGCNMCVVNRPEEQYRIMFQKGNMMRPIDAEIKLKGRRTSHLTQDKDGHSHDPLLLQVVRKGHRRKAGTATGSARLMAITDCVDNSTQTDISFQNFLGAAQGSYTGCSSPKPPPSPPLPPMVESYILNDLTLEHDSADPNDYLDVTNHEVDRQEELEYEEVELYKSSQQDKLGLTVCYRTDDEEDQGIYVGEVNPNSIAAKDGRIRKGDRILQINGVDVQNREEAVAILTREDSTNFSLLLARPEMEMETQMDPEDLDFELPVGMSVDTLNSSHLSNLYHHRQQRVQVGIHEVPLQSEAPLLSMATLNNSQELDSGVGRTDESTKNEESSEHDILLGEEQTSASNTNTTNTPHSLRKFRPGWGSGGGGDTPSPLLHIRELQFSADSLDCGGAGGGYIHDPVTTMMPGLTEEECERYRELLEIKCRYERNMKNGTEGKSPDEEVKREREGEDEEEEEKEVSLDENSNESLTPHEMALLEEELRHLEFKCRNILRAQKMQQLRERCLKAWLLEEEASARVSTDLQGSPHHELSDIKELPERERSDKDTSSAYNTGGESCRSTPLVSDHLSPVAQVDESGSPLQVRHRDRPSWSERGRGTLNYSPSSYKKFHMNTNINQKYHSLSREGTTRSLADGGTQGRSSRASSIHERTGGRSAESSPYFTRRHHSNRPKPEHYQSCMQLGSSFTDSTMDRTVEGESEAPVGSSGRASPMSLANSTLSPMLQTSPAKHSLDLPLPLSPASPRMEWKVKIRSDGTRYVVKRPVRDRLLKARAIKICEERSGMTTDDDAVSEMKMGRYWSKEERKQQLLRAREQRRRREFMMQCRLDYLRNRDQDPGKDGQQEAGQAPASILEISQKKSSKKRNRRILDNWITIQELLAHGSRSPDGTRVYNHLLSVTTV from the exons AAGGGCAACATGATGCGTCCCATTGATGCCGAAATAAAG CTTAAAGGAAGAAGAACATCTCACCTAACTCAAGATAAGGATGGCCATTCCCATGATCCCCTGCTGCTTCAAGTGGTCCGGAAGGGACACAGGAGGAAAGCAGGAACTGCAACAGGAAGTGCAAGACTTATGGCCATCACTGATTGCGTGGACAACtctacacagacagacatcagctTCCAGAACTTTCTGGGTGCTGCTCAAGGGAGCTACACTGGCTGCAGCTCTCCGAAGCCTCCTCCATCTCCTCCACTGCCCCCAATGGTGGAGTCATATATCCTGAATGACCT CACTCTGGAGCATGATTCTGCTGATCCCAATGACTACCTTGATGTTACTAACCATGAAGTGGATCGACAAGAGGAGCTGGAATACGAG GAAGTAGAGCTTTATAAGTCCAGTCAGCAGGATAAGCTTGGCTTGACAGTGTGCTACCGCACCGATGATGAAGAGGACCAGGGTATCTACGTAGGGGAG GTCAATCCAAACAGTATAGCTGCCAAAGATGGACGCATCCGCAAGGGTGACAGAATATTACAG ATAAATGGAGTGGATGTCCAGAACAGAGAAGAAGCAGTGGCCATCCTTACCCGAGAAGACAGCACAAATTTTTCACTGCTACTGGCCAGACCAGAGATGGAG ATGGAAACTCAAATGGATCCCGAGGACTTGGATTTTGAGTTACCAGTAGGCATGAGTGTGGACACACTGAACAGCTCACACTTATCCAATCTATACCATCATCGGCAGCAAAGAGTCCAGGTGGGCATTCATGAGGTCCCACTACAAAGTGAAGCACCCTTACTAAGCATGGCTACCCTTAATAACAGCCAGGAGCTGGACAGCGGTGTGGGCCGAACAGACGAGAGCACCAAGAACGAGGAATCGTCTGAGCACGATATACTTCTGGGTGAGGAACAGACCAGTGCCTCCAATACCAACACCACTAACACACCACACAGCCTCCGCAAGTTCAGGCCTGGCTGGGGCAGTGGAGGTGGAGGTGATACTCCATCACCATTACTCCATATCAGAGAACTCCAATTCAGCGCAGACTCTCTGGATTGTGGCGGTGCAGGAGGAGGATACATTCATGACCCAGTGACCACAATGATGCCCGGCCTGACTGAAGAGGAGTGTGAGAGATACCGGGAGTTGCTAGAGATCAAGTGTCGTTATGAAAGAAATATGAAGAATGGCACGGAAGGCAAAAGccctgatgaagaagtgaagagggaaagagaaggggaggatgaggaggaagaagagaaagaggTGTCTCTGGATGAAAACTCTAATGAGAGCCTGACACCACATGAGATGGCACTTTTGGAGGAGGAGCTACGGCACCTTGAATTCAAGTGTCGTAACATTCTACGAGCGCAGAAAATGCAGCAGTTACGTGAGCGCTGCCTAAAGGCTTGGTTGTTGGAGGAGGAGGCTTCAGCGAGGGTGTCTACTGACCTACAGGGTTCCCCACACCATGAGCTGTCAGATATTAAAGAACTTCCTGAGAGAGAGCGATCAGACAAGGACACCAGTAGTGCTTATAACACTGGAGGAGAAAGCTGCAGGAGCACACCTTTGGTCAGTGATCACCTTTCTCCTGTTGCTCAGGTAGATGAGTCTGGCTCTCCTTTGCAGGTAAGGCACAGAGACCGACCCAGCTGGAGTGAAAGGGGCCGTGGTACTCTGAATTATTCACCCAGTAGCTACAAGAAATTCCACATGAACACCAATATCAACCAGAAGTACCACTCTCTGTCTCGAGAAGGGACCACTCGTTCATTAGCAGATGGCGGAACACAGGGCAGGAGCTCAAGAGCCAGCAGCATTCATGAAAGAACTGGCGGTCGTAGTGCTGAATCTAGTCCATACTTTACCCGAAGACATCACTCTAACCGACCTAAGCCTGAGCACTACCAGAGCTGCATGCAGCTAGGCTCTTCATTCACAGACTCGACTATGGATAGAACTGTGGAAGGGGAAAGCGAGGCTCCAGTTGGCAGTAGTGGCCGAGCAAGCCCCATGAGCTTAGCAAACAGCACTCTTAGCCCCATGCTTCAAACCAGCCCAGCAAAACACTCCTTAGATTTGCCTTTGCCACTCTCACCTGCCTCACCACGCATGGAATGGAAGGTGAAAATCCGTAGCGATGGCACACGCTATGTAGTAAAACGACCTGTCCGTGATCGCCTACTGAAGGCCCGTGCCATAAAGATATGCGAGGAACGAAGCGGCATGACCACTGACGATGATGCTGTAAGCGAAATGAAAATGGGGCGGTACTGGAGCAAAGAGGAGCGCAAGCAACAGTTGCTGAGGGCCCGCGAACAACGTAGACGACGTGAGTTTATGATGCAATGTCGACTAGATTATCTCCGTAATCGAGACCAAGACCCAGGGAAGGATGGCCAGCAGGAAGCTGGGCAGGCCCCTGCGTCAATTCTAGAGATAAGCCAAAAGAAGAGTTCAAAGAAGCGCAACCGTCGCATCTTGGACAACTGGATCACCATCCAAGAGCTGCTGGCTCATGGTTCTCGCTCTCCAGATGGGACAAGAGTCTACAACCATCTTCTGTCTGTCACTACTGTCTAA
- the pdzd4 gene encoding PDZ domain-containing protein 4 isoform X2, with the protein MGCNMCVVNRPEEQYRIMFQLKGRRTSHLTQDKDGHSHDPLLLQVVRKGHRRKAGTATGSARLMAITDCVDNSTQTDISFQNFLGAAQGSYTGCSSPKPPPSPPLPPMVESYILNDLTLEHDSADPNDYLDVTNHEVDRQEELEYEEVELYKSSQQDKLGLTVCYRTDDEEDQGIYVGEVNPNSIAAKDGRIRKGDRILQINGVDVQNREEAVAILTREDSTNFSLLLARPEMEMETQMDPEDLDFELPVGMSVDTLNSSHLSNLYHHRQQRVQVGIHEVPLQSEAPLLSMATLNNSQELDSGVGRTDESTKNEESSEHDILLGEEQTSASNTNTTNTPHSLRKFRPGWGSGGGGDTPSPLLHIRELQFSADSLDCGGAGGGYIHDPVTTMMPGLTEEECERYRELLEIKCRYERNMKNGTEGKSPDEEVKREREGEDEEEEEKEVSLDENSNESLTPHEMALLEEELRHLEFKCRNILRAQKMQQLRERCLKAWLLEEEASARVSTDLQGSPHHELSDIKELPERERSDKDTSSAYNTGGESCRSTPLVSDHLSPVAQVDESGSPLQVRHRDRPSWSERGRGTLNYSPSSYKKFHMNTNINQKYHSLSREGTTRSLADGGTQGRSSRASSIHERTGGRSAESSPYFTRRHHSNRPKPEHYQSCMQLGSSFTDSTMDRTVEGESEAPVGSSGRASPMSLANSTLSPMLQTSPAKHSLDLPLPLSPASPRMEWKVKIRSDGTRYVVKRPVRDRLLKARAIKICEERSGMTTDDDAVSEMKMGRYWSKEERKQQLLRAREQRRRREFMMQCRLDYLRNRDQDPGKDGQQEAGQAPASILEISQKKSSKKRNRRILDNWITIQELLAHGSRSPDGTRVYNHLLSVTTV; encoded by the exons CTTAAAGGAAGAAGAACATCTCACCTAACTCAAGATAAGGATGGCCATTCCCATGATCCCCTGCTGCTTCAAGTGGTCCGGAAGGGACACAGGAGGAAAGCAGGAACTGCAACAGGAAGTGCAAGACTTATGGCCATCACTGATTGCGTGGACAACtctacacagacagacatcagctTCCAGAACTTTCTGGGTGCTGCTCAAGGGAGCTACACTGGCTGCAGCTCTCCGAAGCCTCCTCCATCTCCTCCACTGCCCCCAATGGTGGAGTCATATATCCTGAATGACCT CACTCTGGAGCATGATTCTGCTGATCCCAATGACTACCTTGATGTTACTAACCATGAAGTGGATCGACAAGAGGAGCTGGAATACGAG GAAGTAGAGCTTTATAAGTCCAGTCAGCAGGATAAGCTTGGCTTGACAGTGTGCTACCGCACCGATGATGAAGAGGACCAGGGTATCTACGTAGGGGAG GTCAATCCAAACAGTATAGCTGCCAAAGATGGACGCATCCGCAAGGGTGACAGAATATTACAG ATAAATGGAGTGGATGTCCAGAACAGAGAAGAAGCAGTGGCCATCCTTACCCGAGAAGACAGCACAAATTTTTCACTGCTACTGGCCAGACCAGAGATGGAG ATGGAAACTCAAATGGATCCCGAGGACTTGGATTTTGAGTTACCAGTAGGCATGAGTGTGGACACACTGAACAGCTCACACTTATCCAATCTATACCATCATCGGCAGCAAAGAGTCCAGGTGGGCATTCATGAGGTCCCACTACAAAGTGAAGCACCCTTACTAAGCATGGCTACCCTTAATAACAGCCAGGAGCTGGACAGCGGTGTGGGCCGAACAGACGAGAGCACCAAGAACGAGGAATCGTCTGAGCACGATATACTTCTGGGTGAGGAACAGACCAGTGCCTCCAATACCAACACCACTAACACACCACACAGCCTCCGCAAGTTCAGGCCTGGCTGGGGCAGTGGAGGTGGAGGTGATACTCCATCACCATTACTCCATATCAGAGAACTCCAATTCAGCGCAGACTCTCTGGATTGTGGCGGTGCAGGAGGAGGATACATTCATGACCCAGTGACCACAATGATGCCCGGCCTGACTGAAGAGGAGTGTGAGAGATACCGGGAGTTGCTAGAGATCAAGTGTCGTTATGAAAGAAATATGAAGAATGGCACGGAAGGCAAAAGccctgatgaagaagtgaagagggaaagagaaggggaggatgaggaggaagaagagaaagaggTGTCTCTGGATGAAAACTCTAATGAGAGCCTGACACCACATGAGATGGCACTTTTGGAGGAGGAGCTACGGCACCTTGAATTCAAGTGTCGTAACATTCTACGAGCGCAGAAAATGCAGCAGTTACGTGAGCGCTGCCTAAAGGCTTGGTTGTTGGAGGAGGAGGCTTCAGCGAGGGTGTCTACTGACCTACAGGGTTCCCCACACCATGAGCTGTCAGATATTAAAGAACTTCCTGAGAGAGAGCGATCAGACAAGGACACCAGTAGTGCTTATAACACTGGAGGAGAAAGCTGCAGGAGCACACCTTTGGTCAGTGATCACCTTTCTCCTGTTGCTCAGGTAGATGAGTCTGGCTCTCCTTTGCAGGTAAGGCACAGAGACCGACCCAGCTGGAGTGAAAGGGGCCGTGGTACTCTGAATTATTCACCCAGTAGCTACAAGAAATTCCACATGAACACCAATATCAACCAGAAGTACCACTCTCTGTCTCGAGAAGGGACCACTCGTTCATTAGCAGATGGCGGAACACAGGGCAGGAGCTCAAGAGCCAGCAGCATTCATGAAAGAACTGGCGGTCGTAGTGCTGAATCTAGTCCATACTTTACCCGAAGACATCACTCTAACCGACCTAAGCCTGAGCACTACCAGAGCTGCATGCAGCTAGGCTCTTCATTCACAGACTCGACTATGGATAGAACTGTGGAAGGGGAAAGCGAGGCTCCAGTTGGCAGTAGTGGCCGAGCAAGCCCCATGAGCTTAGCAAACAGCACTCTTAGCCCCATGCTTCAAACCAGCCCAGCAAAACACTCCTTAGATTTGCCTTTGCCACTCTCACCTGCCTCACCACGCATGGAATGGAAGGTGAAAATCCGTAGCGATGGCACACGCTATGTAGTAAAACGACCTGTCCGTGATCGCCTACTGAAGGCCCGTGCCATAAAGATATGCGAGGAACGAAGCGGCATGACCACTGACGATGATGCTGTAAGCGAAATGAAAATGGGGCGGTACTGGAGCAAAGAGGAGCGCAAGCAACAGTTGCTGAGGGCCCGCGAACAACGTAGACGACGTGAGTTTATGATGCAATGTCGACTAGATTATCTCCGTAATCGAGACCAAGACCCAGGGAAGGATGGCCAGCAGGAAGCTGGGCAGGCCCCTGCGTCAATTCTAGAGATAAGCCAAAAGAAGAGTTCAAAGAAGCGCAACCGTCGCATCTTGGACAACTGGATCACCATCCAAGAGCTGCTGGCTCATGGTTCTCGCTCTCCAGATGGGACAAGAGTCTACAACCATCTTCTGTCTGTCACTACTGTCTAA